The Brassica napus cultivar Da-Ae chromosome C7, Da-Ae, whole genome shotgun sequence genome has a segment encoding these proteins:
- the LOC111210748 gene encoding uncharacterized protein LOC111210748, producing MIEEILADDPLEVVLIRAESEQNTCNVDADGYEKMLDSCTSIEKMVAFLSLGETSNQIPPEGATAPKQGNKMASLLDDSWSELKAPKIELKSLPAGLRYAFLGPNSTYPVIVNYELNNVKTAKLLIHLEDESMTSLEHQRRLNPNLKDVVKKEIMKLLEAGVMYAISDSKWVSLVHVVPKKGRITVVANEKNELIPTRIMEKTTFTCPYGTFAYRRMPFGLCNAPATFQRCMMSIFSDLIEDIMEVFMDDFSVYANSFSVGLSNLCRVLHRCEEKHLVLNWEKCQFMVRDEIVLGHKISEKGIEVDKAKIDVMMSLQPPNSVKGIRSFLGHAGFYRRFIHDFSKIARPLTRLL from the exons ATGATTGAAGAAATCCTAGCGGATGATCCTTTGGAAGTGGTCCTAATACGAGCCGAGTCTGAGCAGAACACATGCAACGTTGATGCTGATGGGTACGAAAAGATGCTAGATTCGTGTACAAGCATTGAGAAGATGGTCGCTTTCCTAAGTCTGGGGGAGACGAGCAATCAGATTCCACCAGAAGGAGCGACTGCTCCTAAACAAGGGAACAAAATGGCCAGCCTGCTAGATGATTCCTGGAGCGAACTCAAGGCTCCAAAGATCGAATTAAAGTCCCTTCCTGCGGGACTTAGGTATGCGTTTCTTGGACCtaattccacatatcctgtcattgtgaacTATGAGCTCAACAATGTGAAAACTGCAAAACTCTT AATACATCTAGAAGATGAATCGATGACTTCTTTAGAACATCAGAGGCGGTTAAATCCAAAtctaaaagatgttgttaagaaagagataatgaaacttctaGAAGCTGGTGTAATGTATGCAATTTCTGATAGCAAGTGGGTTAGTCTTGTTCATGTAGTTCCTAAGAAAGGGAGGATCACTGTGGTTGCtaatgaaaagaatgaattgatACCTACCAGGATA ATGGAGAAGACGACTTTCACGTGTCCCTATGGAacttttgcctacaggagaatgccgTTTGGGCTGTGCAACGCTCCTGCGACATTCCAGCGTTGCATGATGTCTATTTTCAGTGACCTAATTGAGGACATAATGGAAGTTTTCATGGATGACTTTAGCGTCTATGCGAACTCCTTTTCTGTCGGcttgtcaaacttgtgcagggtaCTTCACCGGTGTGAAGAAAAGCATCTCgtgctgaattgggagaagtgtcagtTCATGGTGCGTGATGAAATTGTTCTTGGTCACAAAATATCAGAAAAGGGGATCGAAGTGGACAAAGCAAAGATAGATGTGATGATGAGTTTACAGCCTCCAAACTCTGTCAAAGGAATCAGGAGTTTCCTCGGACATGCTGGTTTCTACAGAAGGTTCATCCATGACTTCTCCAAAATTGCAAGACCACTCACTCGACTGCTCTAG